A window of Ananas comosus cultivar F153 linkage group 11, ASM154086v1, whole genome shotgun sequence genomic DNA:
CTGTTCGCTGCATTCTTTTTTTGGCCGACATCGTTCGGGAACGGAGGCTGCGGCAGCAGGGCAGCTTCAATTAGCTTGTCACAccctctaatttttaaataacggAGGGATATGAGAGCTTGTATTCCACCAAATGATGACAGCTCTTTGCAgttctttatctttaaaataaaaagcatCGTCAACTGTGCACACACTTGTGCTGGGGGAAGGGATGTTATGCTTGCGCAATCGACTAATaccaaagagaaaagagaggttaAATTTGGTAATGACTGGAGCAATGGCACCTCAAGGTCACCACATGACCCAATAGCGAGTCCATTGAGTATAGAGGGCAGTTGGATGTCCGAGATCCCTTGTTTTGTCAACTTCGGGCAGTTATGTATACGCAGCAATTTGAGGGTGTCGAATTTCTGAAAAAACTCTGTTGGAACATATTCGAGCTTTTCACATTGTTCGATGACTAACCTTTCAAGACCCTGAGAATGTTCTTGCCGCCGGAAGAAAGAAAAGACGTAAAAGATATTTAAGTCCGGGCAATCATAGCCGTGCAAATACGAATTGGTGTTTTAATatatgggtaaacttcaaattgtcCCCCGTGTGATTAAACTCATTTTCACCTCATCCACCTTGCGGTTCAGAAAGTTTATTTTGCCCTCCAGtggcttaatttttatttcatcaaaaaattctatatgaaatagcatggcaaattaaaaatgttaaaagaAAATCATAGGATAGCAAAGTAAAAAATGAACTAAACCAAAGAAGgcaaagtgtaattttttgaaccacGGGATGACAAAGTGAAAATAGGCTAAGCCACTGGGGGGAGGGGGCAAAGTGATACTTTTTGAACTACAGGAGGGCaagtgaaaatgagctaaacctcgggagaaatttgaagtttataaaataaagcACTTACATTGTTGTCTGCGTAATCCTGATTTATTGTTGGAAGAGCAGTCAATCCAACATTTGAAATTTCCAATTGTCTTAGACTATAAGGCAGAGTAGGAATTTCCCTCAAATTATGGCAGTCAAAAATACTCATAGAATGAAGTTGAGGAAACATGCACCTGTCATCTACTCCAATCCACTCCTCCAAGTTAGGCATGTCCGCAAAGAATAAATCCTTCAATGATGGAAAGGCACATCCACGGCTGCTTCTGATGAATGAACAATCTATTTGCTTTATTGCATGCAGTCTCGACAACCAAAGATATTGGAGCGAAGAAAACTGCCCGAGAGGCGGGAGGTGCTTCCATCCTTTACAATCAATCAGTTCGATGGATGTCAAGTTGACAAGAGACAGAATTGTCATCCAACATGGAGATTTAGCACCTTGGTATTGTACAATGCACATTTTCTTGAGACTGATATGCGGGCAGAGGTTATCGAGGAGCTGTTCATCTGCCTCTGCACAATTGTAGCGGTTTGCGGACCATTGCAATGACAAtgatttaagatattttttctCGTTTAAATTGGCCTCAATTGCTTCTTTAGAACTCACATTTTCAAGTTTCATAATACACAGGTGACGTAGGTCCCTGAGGTTCTTTAGCTCAGTGATTTTGTAACCACTTTCCTCTCggacaataaaattttgtaaattgtGGATGAAAGGTAATTTGCTAATATAAGGAATTTTTTGTATCACACGATCAAGAACATCTAATGAACGCAAATTGACCAAGTTGGTCAAGCCATTATATTCAATACTTTCAGTCACAACTTCCCCTATtgaaagagataggtagcgaAGGTGTATCAAGCTACTAACTGCATCAAGCAGTTTATAAGAGTCAAAATTCACATCTAAGATCAATAAGCGTAACTTTTTAAACCCTTTTATAACCTCGATAAATTCAAGTGCATGATCTGCATTATGCTTATTATCCTCTTTAACAGAAATGACTAGAGTGCGCACATTCTTAAGATTGGAGATCTCTCTGATGGAAAGAAAATTGACCATTTCAACAGATAAATGTCGAACTGTCTGTGGAATAGTAATTCCTGAAACATCACCTCCTACTCTGATGCATTCTCCTAGAGAAACTGATTGTGTTAGGTCATGCAGCAGATCGTGcataaaatactttttagtAATTTCCACCCTATTATCATGGGTTTTACAGGTAAAGAATGATTTTCTTGTCAGAAGATTTAAATACTCCTTTCCGATATCCTCTGCCCTTTCCCTGCCACAAATAGATTGCGGAATCAGACCTGAACCAATCCACATATTGACTAACTTTTTCCTCTTAAATATATGATCCTGCGAAAATAAACTACAATATCTAAAGCAGAGTTGTAAGTTTGTGGGTAAGTGATCGTAGCTTAATCTCAAAATTGTCATGATATCGTCCTTTCCTTGTTGTAATTTCATGATGTCTTCTTCCAAGATTTTCTTCCACTGTTCATAGTCTATACGGGAATTCAGTATTCCTCCCATGATCTTTATAACCAATGGGCTTCCTCCAAGTTTCTTCACTATTTGCTCACCGATCAGCTGCAGGTTTTTATAATCACCAGGGTTCACATCGAGGAATGCATGCTTATTGAAAAGCGACATACAGTCGCTCTCCTCCAACTCATTTAGATTTAATGATTCCCATTTGCATTTCATCACTTTTGCCGCCATATCCGCAACTGAGCCCATCCGAGTTGTCAACAGGATCTTGCTTCCTCTCTGTCCGAATTTCAAAGGAGCAACCAATTTCTCCCACTCCGCCATTTTATCATCGTTCCAAACATCATCCAGTATGAGCAAAAACCTCTTCGACGTNGCAACATCACAATTTAGACACCACAGGAGAGAAAAGACATGACACCACACGAAAGTTCTTTGGTTTCATCTGAGACACAGCGCAAGGAAAGAGGCGAGGACAACACCAAGTTTGAAGTTATTCACGGTGAAGTAGCGCCGTAGGCCCCGGAGACCCCCAAATTATTGGACGACCAGGAGCTTTGTAAAGAGGACGTTACTTCGATAGAAGGCTTTAGTGAGCGAGTGGGAAGTCGATTGAGTGGAGGGTTCGCCTTTCTGAAAGAAGGATAGATTGCAGATGCCCGGCGGATGAACCCTCCCTTTCCTTCTGAAGACAAGTCTTGAGGAAAGGGAGTTGCTCTGAACGTGACCGTCGACCCATTATACACCCCTGAAGTTAAAATGGTTTTTAGTTCTCCTCTCCTTTCCTTCATGAACCTCGAGGTCTCGGTGTCGATACAAGACACTGGAGTAGAGATTGTACCGCCAGTATCTGAATGGGTAGAGGTTAGTCTACAAGTGAACCAGCTTATACGTTGCGTCTGGATCGGAACGATTTGAACTGTCCAAGGAATAAAGTTGCCTGACCCTGGTTTCGATAGGAGATTCATTCCAGTTTCGGGAGGGAGCCTAGTGAAGGCTAGTGTGTGGATAGCAAAATAGATGGCCCGAGGTAGGCGGCTGGGCCTTCAAATCTAAGCTCGCGCAGACCGAAAGATTCCTCCTGGAGTGGTGATCGCAGGGCGAAACCACCTTACTTCAGTGGGGATTCTGTAGCCGACAGGAGTGGGAATGCCGGTTCGAGTCTGTGACATCTTAGTCTTAATTCCTTACCACGTTCTGCTTGAAGATGTCGTAGAGTAGGTGGTTCGCCGTGGACGTCCTTCTTTAGGTTTCGTAGCTGGATGACCTTCTTGTAAGACAAGATGGAGTTCTGTAGAACCTGTCTGCCCTGCGGAATTTTTTGGTCGAGGTCTTTTAAGAAGTCCTGCTCCTTTAAAATACCTTTAGATCAAGATTTGTTAAGACCGATTTGCTTCCGCTGTTATTGTGATTCAAGAAAGTGCGCTAACGGTTGCCCTCTTTTGCGTGGTTACGCTAGCTTCAATAACTCCTACTTTATCCTGCCAGATAAGTGTTGCTTGTTGTTTTTTCCCTGGTGAAGAAAGAATGGAAGTTCGTAGAAAAACCAGCGCGGCTCCTGGGTACACGTAGAGTGCCTCTAACCTCACCAGATATGGTGAGGTTATCTAATGAGTTGGGCCTTTGGGAATGAACGGGCAAGAGAGAGCTACTTCAGTTCTTGCGTTGAAAAGTTGATCCCTCGCTGTTTCGGGGCCCCGGTCTACCGAAAGGGGATAAGAAGAAGGTTTGAAAAACCCTCTGGCAGTTCCTCCTGTAAAAGTTGCACAAAGACCTGGAGGTCCTTCTATTTGAAAAGAGACCGGGCTAACTGATGAGAATGCAAACGGAGTAGGGATTTTTTCTTCCGCGTTCTTTCCACTTGCTATAAGCGGGTTATTCAGAGTAATTACCGTAAGTCTTTTAGTAGAGATTCCATAACCGGTTGGCTGAGACATCACGAGATGGCTTATAGTATAGGGGTAGCGTTAGTCGGAAGTAGTTTTTAGCTGTTGAACGTCTGAGGAAACAGTGACGATCACTCGATTAGTTAACCACGTGGTTTAGCCCGTGGCTTCCCCATTCGTAATTCCATCTGAAGCTTTTTCGAAAGCTATTGTAGTTTACCTGGAAGGAGGTTTTCTAGGACGTCACCGAGCCGAAGTCGCTATTTACCACCCGGACCTATCTTGTTACGTAAACGTTGCGGTTCCACCGGTAGGAGCAGTTACTGTTGGGCTGTTTTACCGAGTTTTGATTTTTTCCGGAATCTGTCCCACTAGGAGATAGAGGAATGGAAAAGTAGGAGCACCGACTGACAGACTGGTCTGATTGGCTTCGACGATCCCGATTGTTGAACGACGTGCCTTAGCCAGGTCCACTTCTGACAGCTTGTTGCGAGGATGTTATACGCCTGCTGTGTTAGAAAAAGACGCTTGGCGCTTTTGCGATGTACGCTTTGGAGGATAAGCAAACCTTTTAGAAACTTACCCGGAGACCAAATGCTTAGTTGTTCGTTTTCTGCCTTAATAAGATGTAACCACGGCTGGATTGGTTCGCCCTGTCTGATCGATTGTAGAATCCAACAGTTCATCCGTCAGGCGAAAAAGCAATGAACCCCGACGGGGAGGTGTTGTTCGGGGAGGTATTCCTTCTAACCTGTTAATAGTAGTTAGCGTATCCGAGCGCTTAACTGCCTACCTTTCGATTTAACGATAGCGTTCCCCCATCTGAATAAGAATAGTTGAGCCATGATAGCTTGAATGGCGAGAAGATAGACAGTTAGAAGTTCCGCGGAGTAACCCACAATAGGTCTTAACTTCGGGATGCATCTCGGAAGAAGACCTTTCCTACGAGGTTTTAGAGACCGCCTCGTACGGAACAATTGACCTTTTGCTAGACATTTTCGTTCGTACTTCCCCCCGACCCCCAATTTCTATACCTTCGTTACTTGTAGCGAGAGAACTGGTTTATCACCACCGCGAAAAAGTGACTCGGTGTGAACGGAACCACATTGGAGGAGTCTAAAGATATGATGTTCTCCGCCTCTGGTAACGTGCTCCCTTAGCGGAAACGAGGTATGAGCGTCACCACCTTTCCACACCAAGCCACAGCGCTACACAAATTTACACCGTAAAGGATACTATAACCACTACCTTCGTTGCAGTCTGAGACCTGCCTGTAGACCTACCTCCTTTGTGGCGAGTCGTGACACAAAGGTCCTTAAAAAAGAAGATAGTCCTTGTTCCTCCGCGCGTAAAGGGTTACGACCTTGGAGGTACCTACCTCTACCGCGATGTAGACATCCCCAAAACACCGAAGTCGGAGGAGACTTTTATCTTCTGTTTAGCCCGACGATTTCCTAGACGATGAGGTGATGTAGGGTTCGTCACCTGGTCTGTGCGGATTTACCTCTACCTGGAGTGTAGTTTTCAAGTGACAGTTGAGAGAGATATTTAAGTAGTGAATACGTCCGGCTAGACTGGGTTAGTTAGTCGTCGAAACCTTTGATTTCTAGGGgcaattttagttttaaaagtaGACCGACGATGAGGCGTTCTCCGACGAGTGCCGGCTGTCTAACTATTTGGCACCCTAGGTTCGACTTGGTACAACGCAGAAGACACGATAAAGGAATCTTACAACGCTGGTGGATAAATCGCTAACGCAGAAGCGGGCAAAAGAAGAAGATGCAGACCGACTCTATGGCTCGTCACAAAGCTCACACCTGCAAGCTCTAGCGACCTTGAGAGATAGTGAATAGGGACTGCGGTCACATTCTCGATTTCCTAATTGGTACGAACGCCGATGAACCACCCAACAGACCTAGCTCGCTTTGTCGAAACAGAAGAGAAGCTAGGAAGGCTTGCGACAATCTCGGAACTTATCTCGGAGTTGGGACAGGTTGAGAACCTAGAGTGATGACATTGGGAAGTTGGATCCAAAAAAGACAGAAGCGAAGGAGGGGGGACTGGATAGGGGAGAGAAAACGAAACAGACAAATGGAGGAAAATACATGGAGGAGAGACAGGAAAGAATTTCCTTCGGATTCGACGAAGGTAGAACATGCGAATCAAGTAAAGAGAATACTTACTTCGTTCATCGCACGATGaataaagagttttttttttatcgatttGTGTGGTCAACTAAGCGGTTTATTCTGAACTTAGTTTACAGAGTTTTCAGTTTTAATTAATTCGTTATTCACAATAATTAAATAAACGCAATCCTTAGTATCTGCGCACTCTTACATCAAGTAATCTACTTATTTTACACGTTATACATTATTAATAAAGTAAAGTAAATACTACTATTCCAACAATCTTATATATTaaacggaaaaaaaatttcattttcatatatttcTCTTGGCATGCATGTTCCATGTTGGTTCTttaacacatgtattttttattttacctgaACAAGATATACTAAGAGCTAGAGGAACACCACATGTCGTTTTACGTGTTACCTGTATCATgcactaaataaaaaaaaaaataataataagagtacACCTGAGagattttattttaccaaaaactTGTTAAGGTTAGGGTACCTAAGCTTATAGAAAACTACTAGAGTTCACAAGAACACTATTTTCCTTTTCCTGCaagattgaaatttttataggggTCCAAGGGAACCATGTCAATTATTGAACGGGTAATttatctccctttttttttcattgtttattttatctataatatttttacaagGGTAAGTCTATGAACGTGGTACAAAAGCATAAAAGTAAGATTTCAACGTTTTTTAAAATCGAGTATTTCATGTTAATCAATATTCAATTGATAATTGCGTTCTATAATCACctaatttattttctcttaatAACCAAGGGCATTTATTATACTTACACTAGACTTTGATTTTGAATCAGAAATAAATCTTCTTCAGTTCAATAAAAGAATGTTGTAAACCGTCGTTTTTCAATATAAAGAAGTCTAAGTAAAAGTTACACAACTGAGCTTATAATTAAAGATAGGTGGCTAAGAAAAGTCTTAAAAATCCTTCAAAGTATaccaattatttatatttttatagcaCTTATTAATCTTTTTTAAACAACACTCACTACGTATTTTTCT
This region includes:
- the LOC109717526 gene encoding putative disease resistance protein RGA3 → MAEWEKLVAPLKFGQRGSKILLTTRMGSVADMAAKVMKCKWESLNLNELEESDCMSLFNKHAFLDVNPGDYKNLQLIGEQIVKKLGGSPLVIKIMGGILNSRIDYEQWKKILEEDIMKLQQGKDDIMTILRLSYDHLPTNLQLCFRYCSLFSQDHIFKRKKLVNMWIGSGLIPQSICGRERAEDIGKEYLNLLTRKSFFTCKTHDNRVEITKKYFMHDLLHDLTQSVSLGECIRVGGDVSGITIPQTVRHLSVEMVNFLSIREISNLKNVRTLVISVKEDNKHNADHALEFIEVIKGFKKLRLLILDVNFDSYKLLDAVSSLIHLRYLSLSIGEVVTESIEYNGLTNLVNLRSLDVLDRVIQKIPYISKLPFIHNLQNFIVREESGYKITELKNLRDLRHLCIMKLENVSSKEAIEANLNEKKYLKSLSLQWSANRYNCAEADEQLLDNLCPHISLKKMCIVQYQGAKSPCWMTILSLVNLTSIELIDCKGWKHLPPLGQFSSLQYLWLSRLHAIKQIDCSFIRSSRGCAFPSLKDLFFADMPNLEEWIGVDDRCMFPQLHSMSIFDCHNLREIPTLPYSLRQLEISNVGLTALPTINQDYADNNIKNCKELSSFGGIQALISLRYLKIRGCDKLIEAALLPQPPFPNDVGQKKNAANSFLKNGSLFIDHHALLLMKPLRSLSSVSSLTISRASGLTSLPEEWLLQNCAALKVLRIGNAVSLQSLPQSMTKLCSLECLEVLNANLIRSLPDLPTSLHVLRIAGCHPVLEERCQENAGLDWPKIANIPDVRIEQLQSDDDEIVCLLYHPSSRPCYILSAINAIHFDFNELHLVRS